The DNA segment GTTCCCACATTTCAGTTGCGGCGCGGTTGGTAAATGTTACGGCCATTATAGAAGCGGGTGATACGCCGCGGTTCTGGATCAGGTCGATTACGCGATGGGTGAGTACCCGCGTTTTTCCTGTGCCAGGTCCCGCGGTTACGATGACGGGTCCTTTGTCCATGGTTACGGCTGCTTGCTGGTGTGGGTCGAGGAGGGGGAAGTGAGAAGTGTGAAGTGAGACGGGAGACTCTTTGACGATCGCGGTTTCTGTGCTCTTGTCCAGGCTTGCGTTCACTTCTTCCTCTTTCAAAGGCTCTGCGGCTGGTATGTGAAATAGCGATTCCTGTCCGCTTAAAAGTGCGCGGTCTTCGTCGGAGAAGACTTGAATTTTTCCGTACACGCCGTCGTATCCCGGGGCGATGTGTACTTTTCCTTCGCGCATGCGTCGAATGCCTTCGGCGATGAGGGGATCTCCCGTTTTGGCGATTTCTTCGATGGGCAGTTCGCGCAAGATTTTCAATTCTGCCCCGTGTGTTGATAGCATTTGTTCGTACACGGTTTGTACGCGTTTGCTGGTGGGACCTACCTGGAGGACTGAGCCGATGATTTCCGGCAGTGGGATCAGATTTTCAAAGGGCATCGCGATGTCGGGGCGGTCGCCGTCTGCGCGGTCTGCGAGTTTTTCAACGCGGTGGAGTACGCCAACGGTCAATTTGCGGCCACATACCGGACAGATTTCGTTTGCGTCGAGGGTTTGTACGGGTTTCCAGCATATGTCGCATTTTCGATGTCCGTCAAAGTGGTATTTGCCTTCTTCGGGGTAAAATTCCAGTGTGCCTGTGAAGCGCGTTGGGTCTCGGTCTTTCAATGCGTCATACATTCCGCGGAAGGATAGATCGGTATTAAAGCAGGTGGCTTCGCGGGCGAGCTTTTGCGGGGAATGCGCGTCTGAATTGGAGACGATTGCGTAGTTGTCCAGCATGGATAGGCGCCAGTTCATCGGTGGGTCAGAAGACAGGCCGGTTTCTACGGCGAAGATGTAGGGGAGCATGTCTTCAAAACATTCTTCGAGGGTGTCGAACCCGGAACTCGCGCCCAGGACCGCGAAGTGAGGGGTCCAGATGTGGGCGGGTATAAAGAGGACGTCGTCACACGCTTCCAGACATATTTCTACCAGGTCTCGACTGTCCAGACCCAGGATGGGGCGTCCGTCTGATTTCAGGTTGCCTATTGCACCGAGCCGCGCATTTAAACGCGCTACAGCGTCAAAACTCGGCATTGTGACGACGTGATGTATTTTTCTGGTTTTGTCGTTTTTTTTGTAGATGAGGCTGATTTCGACTGAGAGTACAAACCGCATTTGTCCGCGACAGGCTGGCGGCAATTCGGCGTCTATACCTCGCCTGAGGTCTGGGCGCAATTGATATAGCCCTTCTTCGGCGGGTTCGAGTTGGTCGCGCAGTTCTTCAAACCATACCGGATGGGTGAAATCTCCGGTGCCCACTACTGTCAGACCTTTGATGAGGCTCCACCGATACAGGTTTTCGGGGTTCAGGGTTTTGCTGGTTGCGCGGGCAAAGCGCGAGTGCAGGTGTATGTCGGCGATGTATTGCATGATAAGCTCAAGAAACGTCCTGCAAGGAAAAACGTCAATGGGTTTTTCTATTGACGTTTTTTAGTATATCGCGAGGCACTATTTTTTCTTGTAATATGCCGATCTTAGCCCGTGTTCAGACATGCGCAATTGGAAATACTGTCGGCCAATCCCGCATTGCCGCGCTGCTTCCGATACATTGCCCTGTGTTTTCTTCAATGCTCTGTCGAGATACTCTCGCATGAACTGGCTATTCGCCAGTTGTCTGGCTTCCTTAAATGGCAGGTCAAATACATCGACTTCGGGTTTGGACCCTCGAATGCGAGAGCGCAGATCGGATACGCGGATAATTTTACCTTCGCCCATGACCATCAATCGGGCGACTTCGTGTTGCAGTTCTCGAACATTGCCGGGCCAGGCATAATGCGACATCCTTTGAATTACTTCGGAGGAAAATACGCGATTGTATTCCTTCATTTCCTGGCAGAAATGCGCGATCAATAGTGGTAAGTCGCTCAGTCGCTTCCGCAAGGCCGGCAATTGTATGGGTACGACATTTAAACGGTAATAGAGGTCTTCTCGAAATGACTTTTTTCGTACCATTTTTCGCAAGTTGCAGTGTGTCGCGGTGATCAGGCGCACGTTGGATCGGCGCATGGATGCTTCGCCTACGCGGCGAAATTCCTGTTCCTGTACCAGGCGGAGCAATTGCAACTGAAGGTTGGACGGCAATTCGCCTATTTCATCGAGGAATAGCGTACCTCCTCGGGCAGATTCAACCAGTCCAAGACGCGTTTCACTGGCGCCCGTAAAAGCACCGCGAACATATCCAAATAGCTCGCTGCGCGCCATTTCAGAAGTGAGCAGGCCGCAGTCAACGGTTACAAATGGTCCCCTGTTGCGGTGGCTAATGCCGTGGATATATCGGGCGAGCAATTCTTTGCCCGTGCCAGTTTCTCCACTGATGTTGACGGGTAATTCGCTATTCGCCACGCGGCATGCGCGCTTTTGTACGTCTAAGAGTGTGGGGTGTTGTCCAATGAGGGGCCATTTATCGAGACCGGATTTTTGCATTGCTATATTCCTCCCATCACCAAAAATCTGTCGAGAATCCCATGTCAAAAAGCAAAATAAACGGCATCTAACAGGAGGGTGTCATCCCCATTTGGATGCCGTTTGTTGTGCCGATTAAGCAAGTGCTATTCGATGTATATTTAGAACAAAAAACGTTTACATATCTAAAAATAACAAGTGTTTAGACAAAGAATAAACCAGACACTAAACCAGATCCTGTGTGGCATAATACCGTTTGAGCCGAGCCAACAGGAACCATTGCAAAAGAATAAAACAGACAAAAAGGATCGGCGCTTCATAGGTCAACATCAAATCGGGATACCAGACGCGCATCAGACTGGTGAAACCAGTGAAGACAAGAGACAAAATCAGGACCAGGATCAGACAAGCCATCCCCCATACCTGTTGCCGCATTCTTTGAAATTCATACAGGTCATATTTGACTTGCAACCACTGCAATATCGGTAAAAGCACGACCCACCACCCAAAGACACAGAGTATTCTCAGAGAAATATTCCCTTCAGACACAAACCCGATCTTTGCCCCCGCCAGGATGCCCAGAACCCCCAATACCAGAATAGATACTGCAAAAAAAGAAATATTTTGCACCAGCAAACTGCTATACCGAATCCACATCCGCTGGGTGCGAGAAAGCGGATAGACATACCCTCTTTTCAGTGAAGTAGGAGGAGTAAAAAGATACATAGAAATGCCGAAACATACTGCAGTGAATATATCCCCAGTGATCTTGGAGTCCAACGGGTTAAAATAAAAAATCATGTGATAAATCACTTTTGATAGTGTCTCAAAATCGTACGGAGACCGATCCCACAACCCGAACATATGCGTGATCATGCCAAGAAGAAAGAATACCATTGCCACTACTGCAGAAAATGCAGAAAGAGGCCATCCCCATCTACTCTGACCATAATTTTCGTACTGACCGGCACGCAGCCAATTGAAGATGCCTGTGCCGATGTGATCGAGATGCCATACCCCGGTACTCGCCTTTCGCCTGTTCAATCTATTTTTTTCCCAAAACTCCCGGGTTGGAGGAAAAAGGGTTAAGCGCAGTGGAAAAACGAAAGAAAATGGCTTACTTCGAAAAGTTGTCTGGTTAAAGGCGAAATAATAAGCTCCAATTGC comes from the Gemmatimonadota bacterium genome and includes:
- a CDS encoding sigma-54 dependent transcriptional regulator translates to MQKSGLDKWPLIGQHPTLLDVQKRACRVANSELPVNISGETGTGKELLARYIHGISHRNRGPFVTVDCGLLTSEMARSELFGYVRGAFTGASETRLGLVESARGGTLFLDEIGELPSNLQLQLLRLVQEQEFRRVGEASMRRSNVRLITATHCNLRKMVRKKSFREDLYYRLNVVPIQLPALRKRLSDLPLLIAHFCQEMKEYNRVFSSEVIQRMSHYAWPGNVRELQHEVARLMVMGEGKIIRVSDLRSRIRGSKPEVDVFDLPFKEARQLANSQFMREYLDRALKKTQGNVSEAARQCGIGRQYFQLRMSEHGLRSAYYKKK